One region of Salvia miltiorrhiza cultivar Shanhuang (shh) unplaced genomic scaffold, IMPLAD_Smil_shh original_scaffold_455, whole genome shotgun sequence genomic DNA includes:
- the LOC131004755 gene encoding ferredoxin--nitrite reductase, chloroplastic: MSSLHVKFLAPSILPISSNNRFKNVRSHATPPQTAAPPVSGAAEVDAARLEPRVEEKDGFFVLKEKFRQGINPQEKVKIEKEPMKLFMENGIEELSKIPIEEIDKSKLTKDDVDVRLKWLGLFHRRKHHYGRFMMRLKLPNGVTTSAQTRYLASVIRKYGKDGCADVTTRQNWQIRGVVLADVPEILKGLDEVGLTSLQSGMDNVRNPVGNPLAGIDPHEIVDTRPYNNLLSQYITANSRGNPSFTNLPRKWNVCVIGSHDLYEHPHINDLAYMPATKDGRFGFNLLVGGFFSPKRCAEAIPLDAWVPGDDILPVCRAILETFRDLGTRGNRQKTRMMWLIDELGIEKFREEVVKRMPEAKLERASGEDLVDSQWERRDYFGVHPQKQEGYSFVGLHIPVGRVQADDMDELARVADTYGSGELRLTVEQNIIIPNIHNSKLEALLGEPLLTERFSPEPPILMKGLVACTGNQFCGQAIIETKARALKVTEEVGRLVSVTRPVRMHWTGCPNTCGQVQVADIGFMGCMTRDADGKIVEGADVFLGGRIGSDSHLGDVYKKAVPCDQLVPLVVDLLVQKFGAVPREREETED; this comes from the exons ATGTCATCGCTTCATGTGAAGTTCTTGGCACCATCGATACTGCCAATTAGTAGCAACAATAGGTTCAAGAATGTGAGGTCCCACGCCACCCCGCCGCAGACGGCGGCTCCGCCGGTGTCCGGGGCAGCGGAGGTGGACGCCGCGAGGCTGGAGCCGAGGGTTGAGGAGAAAGATGGGTTCTTCGTGCTCAAGGAGAAGTTCAGGCAAGGGATAAATCCTCAGGAGAAGGTGAAGATCGAGAAGGAGCCGATGAAACTGTTCATGGAAAACGGAATTGAGGAGCTCTCCAAAATCCCCATTGAAGAGATCGACAAATCGAAGCTCACTAAAGATGATGTTGATGTTAGACTCAAATGGCTCGGCCTTTTCCACCGGAGAAAACATCACT ATGGTCGATTTATGATGAGGCTTAAGCTGCCAAATGGGGTGACAACGAGTGCTCAAACACGGtatctggcgagtgtgattagGAAATACGGCAAGGATGGTTGCGCTGATGTTACCACAAGGCAGAACTGGCAAATCCGTGGCGTGGTTCTAGCCGATGTCCCCGAGATCTTGAAAGGCCTTGACGAAGTCGGATTGACAAGCCTGCAGAGTGGGATGGACAACGTCCGGAACCCCGTTGGGAACCCTCTTGCCGGGATTGATCCTCATGAGATTGTTGATACTAGGCCTTACAATAATCTCCTCTCTCAATACATCACTGCTAATTCGCGTGGAAATCCCTCTTTCACCAACTT GCCTAGGAAGTGGAATGTGTGTGTGATAGGATCACACGATCTGTACGAGCATCCGCACATAAACGATCTTGCATACATGCCGGCCACAAAGGATGGGCGTTTCGGGTTCAATCTTCTGGTGGGAGGGTTCTTCAGCCCCAAGAGATGTGCTGAGGCCATCCCTCTTGATGCGTGGGTTCCCGGTGATGACATCCTCCCCGTCTGCAGGGCGATCCTCGAGACTTTTAGGGACCTCGGGACCAGAGGCAACAGGCAGAAAACAAGGATGATGTGGCTCATCGATGAACTC GGCATAGAGAAGTTCAGGGAGGAAGTAGTGAAGAGGATGCCGGAGGCGAAGCTGGAGAGAGCGTCGGGCGAGGATCTGGTGGACAGCCAATGGGAGAGAAGGGACTATTTTGGGGTGCATCCTCAGAAGCAAGAAGGGTACAGCTTCGTGGGCCTCCACATCCCCGTGGGGCGCGTTCAGGCGGACGACATGGACGAGCTTGCACGCGTGGCTGACACGTACGGGTCGGGCGAGCTGAGGCTCACGGTGGAGCAGAACATCATCATACCAAACATCCACAACTCCAAGCTAGAGGCGCTGCTCGGGGAGCCCCTCCTCACGGAGAGGTTCTCCCCCGAGCCGCCCATCCTCATGAAGGGCCTCGTGGCCTGCACCGGCAACCAGTTCTGCGGCCAGGCTATCATAGAGACCAAGGCGCGGGCCTTGAAGGTCACCGAGGAGGTGGGGAGGCTCGTCTCTGTCACGAGGCCCGTGAGGATGCACTGGACCGGCTGCCCTAACACGTGCGGCCAGGTGCAGGTGGCCGATATCGGGTTCATGGGGTGCATGACGAGGGACGCGGACGGAAAGATCGTCGAGGGGGCCGACGTGTTCCTCGGCGGGAGGATCGGGAGCGACTCGCATTTGGGAGATGTGTACAAGAAGGCTGTGCCTTGTGATCAGCTGGTGCCATTGGTTGTGGACTTGTTGGTGCAGAAATTTGGTGCTGTgccaagagagagagaagaaactGAAGATTGA
- the LOC131004756 gene encoding glycoprotein 3-alpha-L-fucosyltransferase A: MATANFRQHPKPEELPDPDIPSTSYSSSSSSPASLNKKKWSNYLPILVGLVVIGEIAFLGRLDMVKNVDMVNSWTDSFYHFTGTVSSRTPEFAGSDRSDPVADQFDSCEAWLEKEDSVPYSRDFNKDPILVNGGEEEFKTCVVGCKFGYESSKKPDAGFGTPQPSGTAAVLRSMEAASYYAENNIAMARRRGYDIVMTTSLSSDVPVGYFSWAEYDIMAPLQPKTGSAIAAAFISNCAAKNFRLQALIGLEEANIKIDSYGGCHRNRDGKVDKVETLKRYKFSLAFENSNEEDYVTEKFFQSLVAGTIPVVIGAPNIQDFAPGPGSLLHIKELTDVDSVAKRMKYLGDNESAFNESLRWKYEGPSDSFKALVDMAAVHSSCRLCIYLATKIQEKDEKRPEFQNRPCKCNRDSKTTYHIYVRERGRFQMESIFLRSDNLTLEALSSAVVQKFRSLKHVPIWKSERPESIRGGNELKVYKMYPVGLTERQGLYTFKFNGNSGFREHIESHPCAKFEVIFV, from the exons ATGGCTACTGCTAACTTCAGACAGCATCCGAAGCCCGAGGAATTGCCCGATCCGGACATCCCATCAACGTCGTAttcatcatcatcgtcgtcaCCTGCGTCTTTAAACAAGAAGAAATGGTCGAATTATCTCCCCATTTTGGTGGGTCTGGTGGTGATAGGAGAGATTGCGTTTCTGGGCCGTCTCGATATGGTCAAGAATGTCGACATGGTCAACTCGTGGACCGACTCCTTCTACCACTTCACCGGAACGGTGTCGTCGCGGACACCCGAATTCGCCGGCTCGGATCGCTCTGACCCGGTCGCGGATCAGTTCGACAGCTGCGAAGCATGGTTGGAGAAGGAGGATTCTGTGCCTTATTCTAGGGATTTCAATAAAGACCCAATTTTGGTAAACGGAGGTGAAGAg GAGTTTAAGACCTGTGTTGTCGGATGTAAGTTTGGGTATGAATCCAGTAAGAAACCTGATGCTGGATTTGGAACTCCTCAGCCATCTGGCACTGCAGCTGTGCTTAGGTCAATGGAAGCAGCCTCATACTATGCTGAGAATAATATTGCCATGGCACGACG TAGGGGATATGATATTGTAATGACAACAAGTCTTTCATCAGATGTGCCTGTGGGATATTTTTCTTGGGCTGAATATGATATAATGGCTCCACTTCAACCGAAAACTGGAAGTGCTATTGCTGCTGCTTTCATTTCTAATTGTGCTGCTAAGAACTTTCGGCTGCAAGCATTGATTGGACTTGAAGAGGCAAACATCAAAATTGATTCTTATGGAGGTTGCCATCGAAATCGTGATGGAAAAG TGGATAAAGTGGAAACATTGAAGCGTTATAAGTTTAGCTTGGCTTTTGAGAACTCGAATGAAGAGGATTATGTTACTGAAAAGTTCTTCCAGTCTCTTGTTGCAG GCACTATTCCTGTGGTGATTGGCGCCCCTAATATCCAAGATTTCGCTCCTGGTCCTGGTTCGTTACTGCATATCAAGGAGCTCACAGACGTTGATTCTGTTGCCAAGAGAATGAAATACCTTGGTGACAACGAGAGTGCATTTAATGAATCATTGAG GTGGAAATATGAGGGGCCATCCGATTCTTTTAAGGCCCTTGTTGATATGGCTGCAGTACATTCATCATGTCGTTTATGCATTTACTTGGCAACCAAAATCCAAGAAAAAGATGAAAAGAGACCAGAGTTTCAAAATCGTCCCTGCAAGTGTAACCGTGACTCAAAAACCACATACCACATATATGTCAGGGAAAGAGGGAGGTTTCAGATGGAATCCATTTTCCTAAG GTCAGACAATTTGACTCTCGAAGCCTTATCCTCTGCCGTTGTGCAAAAGTTTAGGTCGCTGAAACACGTCCCTATCTGGAAAAGTGAGAGGCCAGAGAGCATAAGAGGTGGGAATGAGCTAAAAGTTTACAAGATGTACCCTGTTGGGCTCACAGAGAGGCAGGGATTATACACCTTCAAATTCAACGGGAATTCGGGTTTCAGGGAGCACATAGAGAGCCACCCGTGTGCCAAGTTTGAGGTGATATTTGTATAG